TGATCCGAAGGGACGCCGGATCAAGCTGGGGCTGACGTACCGGTTCAGGTAGGATGGATACGCGGAGCGTGTAAGACCGCTATACTTGCAGGAAGAAAACCGTTACTGAACAACAGGTGGGCGGGCCTTCGCGGGCTCGCCCATTGCTTGTTCAGGACCCGTGGTCCTGCTTCAGCCACCTGATGAAGGAAAGGGTCATCAGGACCAGCACGGCAATCAGGGGAATCGCCACGATCAGCGAGGCCGACTGTACCGCCCTCAGGCTCTCCGTCCCTCCGACGAACATCAGCGACAGCGACACGAAGCTGAGCATGACCGCCCAGAAGCACCGGTGCCACCGCGCCGGCTCCCGCACTTCGGCCTGTTCCCGGGTCGCCACCGACGCCAGGATATAGGACGCCGAATCCAGCGTGGTGGCGGCGAAGATGATGGCGAGGGTCACGAAAACCAGCAGGAGCGGCACGGCGAAGGGAAGTACCCGGTCTCCCACGGCGACGACTGTGGCGATGATCGCCTCCGGAGTCAGGTTGCGCGCGACCAGGCCGGTGAGGTCCTGCGATCCTTCCAGCTGCAGGAACAGGCTGGTGTTGCCGAGCACCGCGAAGAACATCCAGCAGCCCAGCGAGCCGCCGATGATCTCCGCGCCGATCAGTTCACGGATCGTCCGGCCCCTGGAGATCCGCGCCACGAACAGCCCCATGAACGGTGCGAAGGCGATCCACCACGCCCAGTAGAAAATGGTCCACTGTTCCGAGAACGTCCCGGCGGACGCCGGACCGGACTCTCCCGCAGCCGCCGAGATCATGGATTCCGCCTTGGCGACGGGTTCCAGGTAGAAGCTCATCTTGATGAAGTTCTGCACCAGCAGCCCGATGCTGTTGGTGAACGTGTCGATGATGAACAGCGTGGGACCGGCGAGGAAGACGAAGGCCAGCAGCGCGATGGTGAGCCAGAGGTTGAACCGGCTCAGCATGCGGATGCCCCGTTGCAGCCCGGTATAGACGCTGACGCCGAAGATGACGCCCAGGGTGCTCACCACCGCCGCGTCCAGCCAGAACCCCCTTTCCACGCCCAGCAGTTCCGACAGGCCCGCCGAAATCATGGGCGTGCTCAGGCCGATGGACGTCCCGACCCCTCCGAGCAGGCCGAACATGAACATCATGTCGATGAACTTGCCCGGCAGGCTCCGCGCGGCCCGCTCGCCGATCACGCCTTCGCAGGCCGCCGACATGCGCAGGATGGGCCGCCCGCGGTTCCAGAAGAGGTAGGCCAGGGGCAGCGTCGGGATGCAGTAAATGGCCCAGGCGGTGAATCCCCAGTGAAACAGTCCGTAGGTCGCCGCCCACTCCGTGGCCGCCCTGGATCGCGGTTCGAGCCCGAAGGGCGGGTTCGTGTAGTAGTATACCCACTCGATGGTGCCCCAGTAGAGGACGCTGGCGCCGATGCCGGCGCAGAAGATCATGGCGATCCAGCTGACCAGGGAGAATTCGGGCCTGGCGTCGGGTCCGCCGAACCGCACGTTGCCGTATTTGCCGAGGGCGTAGTAGACGAGGAGCGCGAAGGCGGCGATCGTGAACCAGAGATAGGCCCACCCCAGGACCCGGGTCAGCCAGCCGAAGGCCGCGCTCAACAGGGCTTCCCCCTCGACGGGAAACAATACCAGGGGTACCGATACGCCTGTGATGAGCGGCAACGCGACCCAGAAGATCACCCGGTCGACTCTGGGTCCGTGCATGTTGTCCTCTCCGATCGGGATATGCGGGCGGGATGCCCGCCTCGACGCTCAATACGGGATGTTCGTCCCGACGCTCAATGCGGGCCCGCGCCGACGCTCAATGCGGGATGTTCAATTCGTGCATGCGCCTGTGGATGGCTTCGCGCGCCTGCCGGTACGGCGCTTCGAGGAACGCTTCGTGATCGTCCCCTCCGTGATGGTGGGTGGTCGTACCCGGCTTATGCTGCCAGCTGCGGCGCTTGATGTAGGACAGGCCGCCTTCGATCAAGCTCAGCATGTACTGGGCGTTTTCCAGGTCGAACAGCCAGTAGGGCCCGCCGCAGGCCACGTATACCGGCGAAGTGTGGGCCATGATGCCCCGGCGCCAGCCGTCGTGATGCGGTATGCTCGTGTAGTTCGGCCCGGCGCACCGCGCCGCCAGCCATGTATGGCCTTCGATCTTGAGGGAAGTCTTCAGCGACAGGCTGCGGGTGCCCTTGTGTTCCTCGGTCGAGGCGACCACCCGGCCCTGCTGCACGATCTCCAGCGTATGAATGGGGAGCGTCGAATCCGCCGACGCCTCGATCTCGACCGCCCCGCCGTTCCCGGGCAGATTCGCCGTGTCGCCGACCGGCTGGCCGTTCACCGTGAACCGGATGATGGGCCCCGCGCTCAGGAAGGTATTGCCGCCGCGCAGCGCCTTGCACCAGTTGTCGTAGGTAAAGGGCTCGTCCGGCGGGATGTAGGCATAGGTCCGGTAGATCCCCACCGGTACGTCGCTGGACATCTTGTCCGTCCCGCCCGCAAGGGGCAGCCTGTAGCCGCAGTTCAGGTACCGGTAGTACTCCAGATGGTTGTACTCGCTGTGGACCAGCATCTCCACGGCGTCGGCGCGGTCCGTGGCGATGAGCACCGCCGGTTCGCAGTTGGGATTGGGGATATGGGGGATCACGACTGTTCCGCCCTGCGCATGGCACGCGTCGGCCCAGTACGACAGGGTGGTTTCCAGGTTGCCGCCCAGTTCGGCTTCACCCGGACCGTCCGAGCACCACGGCATGACCGGTTCCTTCAGGCCCAGGAGCGACAGGTGGCCCAGGATGTGCTGCCGGTTCTCCTGCGTGGCGTATACAATCGTATCGCCATCCGGCGCCACGTTCGCCGATCCGGTGAACTCCTCCGTGTTCGTGAAAAGGCCGCCCCATTGGGAGAGCAGAAGATTGACCACGTTCAGGTCTTCTCCGCGGGCCTCGAGCTGGGCGCCCTGGGTGGAGAGGAAATGCACGTGGGTGTCGCCGCTGAAGTACCGCTGAGCGTTCAGATCGGCCCACCGCTTCAGCCGAAGGGTCAGCTCGCGCTGCCCGGGTTCGATCGTGACGCGCTGGCGAATCGGCTCGTACTCGAAGCCGCGGGCCACGTCCACGTGCACCTCGCCCCGGGGCAGCCAGCCCTGGCACTTTCCGTCGATGTAGGCGTAGGACATCTGTCCCAGCCGGACATCGCCGCCCACGTCCACGTGCCACGTGTCCAGGTTCGAATTCACGTGGGCGTGGTGGCCGTGAGGCGCGTAGGGAACGCCCTTCGCCGAGCGGAAGTGGACGCGGCACGGGACGGGAAGGCCCGTATCGTCGTCCAGCACCGTGGTATGCACCCAGTTCCGGCCCGTATCGACGACCTCGAATCGCACCCGGGGCGTCTCCACGGCCTCGTTCGCTTCCAGCTCGCCCCAGTTGGCCGACCCGACCTCCTCGCCGTCCTGTTTCACGGTCACCGTGGCCGACGGCGTACCGGCCACGGCCACGTGGGCGGGACTCGAGCGTGTGTTGTCCGCCTGCCCCCAGCCCCGGTGGGAGTCGTTCATGAACGCTTCGTCCACCTGCCCGGGCAACGGATAGGCGTAGGTCGCGTAACCCCGGTCCACCTCCACGTCCAGGCTGAAGGGCTTCCCGGCGTCTTCCGGGTCCTTTAACTCGATCTGGACGTCCCGGGCGGCCCACCGGCAGATCGGATCCTCGTCGACATGCCCCAGGGTGATGGCGGCCACGACGAAAGGCGGGCCTTCCGGTATGATTTCGATGGATTGGATTTTAC
Above is a genomic segment from Gemmatimonadota bacterium containing:
- a CDS encoding BCCT family transporter; this encodes MHGPRVDRVIFWVALPLITGVSVPLVLFPVEGEALLSAAFGWLTRVLGWAYLWFTIAAFALLVYYALGKYGNVRFGGPDARPEFSLVSWIAMIFCAGIGASVLYWGTIEWVYYYTNPPFGLEPRSRAATEWAATYGLFHWGFTAWAIYCIPTLPLAYLFWNRGRPILRMSAACEGVIGERAARSLPGKFIDMMFMFGLLGGVGTSIGLSTPMISAGLSELLGVERGFWLDAAVVSTLGVIFGVSVYTGLQRGIRMLSRFNLWLTIALLAFVFLAGPTLFIIDTFTNSIGLLVQNFIKMSFYLEPVAKAESMISAAAGESGPASAGTFSEQWTIFYWAWWIAFAPFMGLFVARISRGRTIRELIGAEIIGGSLGCWMFFAVLGNTSLFLQLEGSQDLTGLVARNLTPEAIIATVVAVGDRVLPFAVPLLLVFVTLAIIFAATTLDSASYILASVATREQAEVREPARWHRCFWAVMLSFVSLSLMFVGGTESLRAVQSASLIVAIPLIAVLVLMTLSFIRWLKQDHGS
- a CDS encoding CehA/McbA family metallohydrolase — its product is MPDYQPLDLTSSYNTNRQVYDSIADPSLGSQTFYGLPFQIGDGAADSDCFIGFGSQVGCPVDPVEIPIGSSAVNVIFAHAVIRSEIMAGGPIAIPVAAYRFTWDDGQDESVTIRERFEIGYMPLPWGQYPFLCVPDQKPTTYDRSGGDWNDAGRRQTEAEQGWPLGYYLWAWRNPRPDRKIQSIEIIPEGPPFVVAAITLGHVDEDPICRWAARDVQIELKDPEDAGKPFSLDVEVDRGYATYAYPLPGQVDEAFMNDSHRGWGQADNTRSSPAHVAVAGTPSATVTVKQDGEEVGSANWGELEANEAVETPRVRFEVVDTGRNWVHTTVLDDDTGLPVPCRVHFRSAKGVPYAPHGHHAHVNSNLDTWHVDVGGDVRLGQMSYAYIDGKCQGWLPRGEVHVDVARGFEYEPIRQRVTIEPGQRELTLRLKRWADLNAQRYFSGDTHVHFLSTQGAQLEARGEDLNVVNLLLSQWGGLFTNTEEFTGSANVAPDGDTIVYATQENRQHILGHLSLLGLKEPVMPWCSDGPGEAELGGNLETTLSYWADACHAQGGTVVIPHIPNPNCEPAVLIATDRADAVEMLVHSEYNHLEYYRYLNCGYRLPLAGGTDKMSSDVPVGIYRTYAYIPPDEPFTYDNWCKALRGGNTFLSAGPIIRFTVNGQPVGDTANLPGNGGAVEIEASADSTLPIHTLEIVQQGRVVASTEEHKGTRSLSLKTSLKIEGHTWLAARCAGPNYTSIPHHDGWRRGIMAHTSPVYVACGGPYWLFDLENAQYMLSLIEGGLSYIKRRSWQHKPGTTTHHHGGDDHEAFLEAPYRQAREAIHRRMHELNIPH